One genomic segment of Drosophila melanogaster chromosome 3L includes these proteins:
- the Sfxn2 gene encoding sideroflexin 2, with protein sequence MSQVSTLIDVDKPLFDLSTFAGRFQYFAWMTDPRTVVVSSDRLLEAKAMVERYRKGDQSPPLKPEEVHYNMKLYNSAFHPDTGELQNFCGRMSFQVPGGMLITGGMLAFYRTVPAVVLWQFINQSFNAVVNYTNRNANSPTSVTQLGVAYVSATTSALVAAIGCKNYWSKKATPLFQRFVPFAAVAAANFVNIPLMRQNEIINGIEVKNDDGVVVGQSRLAAIKGIGEVVVSRIAMAAPGMLVLPLIMERLEKLPAYRRIKWINAPFQTLLVGCFLCFMVPTACALFPQQCSLDTSIMRTFEPELYEDLEKKTQGKVPKRVYFNKGL encoded by the exons ATGTCGCAGGTATCAA CCCTCATCGATGTGGACAAGCCACTCTTCGATCTCAGCACCTTCGCTGGGCGCTTCCAGTACTTCGCCTGGATGACGGACCCCCGCACCGTAGTCGTATCCAGCGATCGCCTGCTGGAAGCCAAAGCAATGGTTGAACGCTACCGGAAAGGTGACCAATCCCCGCCGCTGAAGCCGGAGGAGGTGCACTACAACATGAAGCTGTACAACTCAGCCTTTCATCCGGATACCGGCGAGCTGCAGAACTTTTGCGGCCGCATGAGTTTTCAG GTACCCGGAGGCATGTTGATCACCGGTGGCATGCTGGCCTTCTATCGCACCGTGCCCGCCGTGGTGCTCTGGCAGTTCATCAACCAGTCCTTCAATGCGGTTGTTAACTACACGAATCGCAATGCCAACTCGCCAACTAGCGTTACGCAGCTGGGCGTGGCCTATGTATCCGCCACGACATCGGCTCTGGTAGCTGCTATTGGATGCAAGAACTATTGGTCAAAGAAAGCGACTCCGCTGTTCCAAAGATTTGTGCCCTTCGCAGCTGTGGCGGCAGCCAACTTCGTGAACATTCCGCTGATGCGACAAAATGAGATAATCAATGGCATAGAGGTGAAGAACGACGATGGAGTGGTTGTGGGCCAGAGTAGATTGGCAGCCATCAAAGGAATCGGTGAGGTGGTTGTGTCCAGGATTGCGATGGCGGCGCCCGGAATGCTGGTGCTGCCATTGATAATGGAGAGGCTGGAGAAACTGCCTGCCTACAGGCGCATCAAGTGGATTAATGCTCCATTCCAGACCCTTTTGGTTGGGTGCTT CCTTTGCTTCATGGTGCCCACTGCCTGCGCCCTGTTCCCACAGCAGTGTTCCTTGGACACTTCGATTATGCGCACCTTCGAGCCCGAACTTTACGAGGACCTCGAGAAGAAAACTCAGGGCAAAGTGCCCAAGCGTGTCTACTTCAACAAGGGTCTGTAA
- the Mkp3 gene encoding Mitogen-activated protein kinase phosphatase 3, isoform A, whose product MGLRSLRISTTQSDSACSSSAESSDCESSSHHHHHHSHHNYNEAPVEIIPGLLFLGNATHSCDSEALKKYNIKYVLNVTPDLPNKFKESGDIKYLQIPITDHYSQDLAIHFPDAIQFIEEARSASSVVLVHCLAGVSRSVTVTLAYLMHTRGLSLNDAFAMVRDRKPDVSPNFHFMQQLLSFESQLRLRPGSRFSCSCIAPDCNCMQTTGFMATHLANATGVSPDSGIEFDRWTPSDTGLK is encoded by the exons ATGGGTCTTAG GTCCCTGCGCATTTCCACAACGCAATCCGATTCCGCGTGCAGCAGTTCGGCGGAATCGTCGGATTGCGAGAGCTCCagccaccatcaccaccaccacagtCACCACAACTACAACGAGGCGCCCGTGGAGATAATCCCTGGACTACTCTTCCTGGGAAATGCCACACACAGCTGCGACTCGGAAGCGTTGAAAAAGTACAATATAAAG TATGTTTTGAATGTGACACCAGATTTGCCAAATAAGTTCAAGGAGTCGGGCGACATCAAGTATCTGCAGATTCCGATCACGGATCACTACTCACAAGATTTGGCCATACATTTCCCGGATGCCATACAGTTTATAG AGGAAGCGCGGTCCGCAAGCTCGGTGGTGCTGGTCCACTGCCTGGCCGGAGTTTCGCGCTCGGTGACCGTGACGCTCGCCTACTTGATGCACACGCGGGGCCTGAGTCTCAACGACGCCTTCGCGATGGTGCGGGACCGGAAGCCGGATGTATCGCCCAACTTCCACTTcatgcagcagctgctgtcCTTCGAGAGCCAACTGCGCCTGAGACCCGGCTCCAGGTTCTCGTGCAGCTGCATTGCGCCGGACTGCAATTGCATGCAGACCACGGGCTTTATGGCCACCCATCTGGCGAATGCTACCGGGGTCTCGCCAGACTCCGGCATCGAGTTCGATCGCTGGACCCCGTCGGACACGGGTCTTAAATGA
- the Ugt316A1 gene encoding UDP-glycosyltransferase family 316 member A1, isoform B: protein MQILQVFLGTLLCGIVLGANVLTVFPSVWKSHYLFGRRLLQELVESSGNHSVTLISPHAAQEGVDAEIPKIRELRIEGLRENWLDMGMSFEAEEMRAQSVMERFTRLIYAGTTNVDILLSDPQVRKLLTSGEKFDLLIVDLFLSDALLGLAFYYGIPTVAVSPTGANSWLNNMFGNPQSSSLDPSNFLPFTERMNTRQRILNSLMSTFERLTYNFFHLISQQSVYTNHFELLVKELPLYRDLTKNLSLALINSHPGLHYPRAYLPNMVEVGGLHLSHLNDDNLPKHLLSFMESAPSGVIYFSLGADVETAQLPQEKLAIILDVFGHLKEFHFLLKWEKEEFTAEQVLPENVMIADWWPQQAILHHPQVKMFISSCGQLSVWESISGQKPVLAIPILAEQEVMAKRLQRHGVSVTVGYDSLAYDSLLHGIRQLTLNTSYVEKLGQLKERLISRDSTPVGKAVRKIQLILESGGADFLKSHANTLNFWRAEGVDVLLIIAVGFFGILTIPFLAICFILRKSYHSQAAQDQPPYRTNLKVVGRVHSYGDQGSSRSPKGTESLRRTRSAQSLSARSSSSSMSSNSPTSPSTASTTPLDLTPPPPIQLLGQVPPLQLYVNQQRIYSSDRKTSQEEAERRFS from the exons atgcAAATCCTGCAAGTGTTTCTGGGCACGCTGCTCTGCGGCATCGTCCTGGGCGCCAATGTACTGACAGTTTTTCCCAGTGTCTGGAAATCCCACTATCTCTTTGGCCGGAGATTGCTTCAGGAGCTGGTGGAGAGTTCGGGCAACCACTCCGTAACTCTGATCAGTCCACATGCCGCGCAGGAAGGTGTGGATGCGGAAATACCCAAAATCAGGGAGCTGCGCATCGAAGGGCTGCGGGAAAACTGGCTCGACATGGGCATGAGTTTTGAGGCCGAGGAAATGCGGGCCCAGAGTGTGATGGAAAGGTTCACCCGGCTGATCTACGCTGGCACCACCAATGTGGACATTTTGCTGTCGGATCCCCAGGTCCGGAAGCTCCTGACCAGCGGCGAAAAGTTCGACTTACTCATAGTGGACCTGTTCTTAAGCGATGCTCTGCTAGG CTTGGCCTTCTACTATGGCATACCCACCGTTGCAGTCAGTCCCACTGGCGCGAATTCCTGGCTGAATAACATGTTTGGCAATCCGCAATCGTCCTCACTGGATCCCAGCAATTTCCTGCCCTTCACGGAGAGAATGAACACGAGGCAGAGGATTCTAAACTCGCTTATGAGCACCTTTGAGCGCTTGACCTACAA ctttttcCACTTGATCTCCCAGCAATCCGTGTACACAAATCACTTCGAACTGCTCGTTAAGGAGCTGCCGCTTTATAGAGATCTGACAAAGAATCTCAGTTTGGCCTTGATTAACTCGCATCCAGGCCTACATTATCCCCGTGCATATTTGCCCAACATGGTGGAAGTGGGCGGCCTGCACTTAAGCCACTTAAATGATGACAATTTGCCAAAA cATCTTCTGTCGTTCATGGAATCGGCTCCCAGTGGGGTTATCTATTTTAGCCTGGGCGCCGATGTGGAAACAGCTCAACTGCCTCAGGAAAAGTTGGCCATTATTCTGGATGTGTTTGGCCACCTCAAGGAGTTTCACTTCTTGCTGAAGTGGGAAAAGGAGGAGTTTACGGCGGAACAGGTGCTGCCAGAGAACGTTATGATTGCTGACTGGTGGCCACAACAGGCCATCCTTCACCATCCGCAGGTCAAGATGTTTATTAGCAGCTGCGGTCAGTTGAGCGTTTGGGAATCGATTAGTGGACAAAAGCCAGTACTTGCCATACCCATTCTAGCCGAACAAGAGGTGATGGCTAAGCGCTTGCAGCGACATGGAGTCTCCGTGACCGTTGGCTACGACTCGTTAGCTTACGATTCGCTGCTCCACGGCATAAGACAGCTCACCCTGAATACCAGCTATGTGGAGAAGTTGGGTCAACTCAAAGAACGACTGATTAGCCGCGATTCCACGCCAGTTGGAAAAGCTGTGCGAAAGATACAGCTTATATTGGAGTCTGGAGGAGCTGACTTTCTTAAGTCGCACGCCAATACCTTAAACTTTTGGAGAGCTGAAGGTGTGGATGTTCTGCTTATAATAGCAGTGGGcttttttggaattttaacCATTCCTTTCCTGGCCATTTGCTTTATACTAAGAAAATCCTACCACAGCCAAGCCGCGCAGGATCAGCCACCATACAGAACCAACCTGAAAGTGGTTGGCAGAGTGCACAGCTATGGTGACCAGGGGAGTAGTAGATCTCCCAAGGGAACAGAGTCGCTCAGAAGAACGCGATCCGCTCAATCTTTATCGGCGCGGTCCAGCTCTTCGAGCATGAGCTCCAATTCACCGACGAGTCCATCGACAGCGTCCACTACGCCACTGGACCTAACTCCCCCACCTCCGATTCAGCTGCTCGGGCAGGTGCCGCCCTTGCAGTTGTACGTGAATCAGCAGCGGATATACTCAAGCGATCGAAAGACATCACAGGAGGAAGCAGAACGCAGGTTCTCATAA
- the CG43407 gene encoding uncharacterized protein, isoform A encodes MGECVRWPPADRAEMNMHTCWRRGGENFRGGGVPRAGGSGLSS; translated from the coding sequence ATGGGCGAATGTGTGAGGTGGCCGCCTGCGGACCGGGCTGAAATGAACATGCACACATGCTGGCGAAGGGGCGGAGAAAATTTCAGAGGAGGGGGAGTGCCCAGAGCAGGAGGATCGGGTCTGTCCAGCTAA